One segment of Purpureocillium takamizusanense chromosome 7, complete sequence DNA contains the following:
- a CDS encoding uncharacterized protein (COG:S~TransMembrane:12 (i86-107o113-134i154-171o177-200i212-237o243-262i324-347o362-380i415-434o440-461i482-500o506-525i)~EggNog:ENOG503NU52), protein MKDDAAGPEASAGDGQPAFEALAHASTHPTMSEMDTLGRKSTDLNPADTVTASGPVDGAGVLEDVEPATRVCSGTPYSAFTRRTKVWITIMVTISSVISPMTANVYYPALNAVASDLGVSISLINLTLTTYMIFQGLSPTIFGDFGDMAGRRPAFIVAFSIYLCANIGLALQRNYAALMVLRCLQSAGSSGTLALGFAVMADISPTEERGRYMGFVNAGINFGPTIGPVLGGILIQFLGWRSVFWFCAIFVVVWLIPWILAVPETCRAVVGNGSIPPPKWNMTLVDFIRWRGVHQRPASAHKVKIRTPNPLRTLYIVLRKEEGLILFVSAIIYVNFILVSATLSTLFKEIYEFDELEVGLCYLPYGIGCCLSSLVTGYIVDWNYRRVAKKLGLPVRRRKGDDLSKFPIEHARIQIVYPALTVGAACLIGWGWALEAEISVAAPLVLSFFIGCLVPPSFSVLNTLIVDLNPEAPATAAAANNLVRCSFGAVATAVIDYILGAMGRGWCFTFLALVMVLCFAGLRVLEKCGPRWRVQGAKKKGQEETQEK, encoded by the coding sequence ATGAAAGATGATGCCGCTGGCCCGgaggcctcggccggcgatgGACAGCCTGCCTTCGAAGCTCTCGCCCATGCGTCGACGCATCCGACCATGTCCGAGATGGACACTCTTGGTCGCAAGTCAACCGATCTCAACCCGGCCGACACCGTGACGGCGTCCGGGCCCGTTGATGGTGCCGGTGTCTTGGAAGACGTCGAACCGGCCACCCGTGTATGCAGCGGCACGCCATACAGCGCCTTTACACGGAGAACCAAGGTCTGGATCACCATCATGGTCACCATTTCCAGCGTCATATCGCCCATGACGGCAAATGTCTACTATCCtgccctcaacgccgtcgcaAGCGATCTGGGcgtctccatctctctcATCAACTTGACCTTGACGACCTACATGATTTTCCAAGGCCTTTCGCCCACCATCTTCGGTGATTTTGGCGACatggctggccgtcgcccggcCTTCATCGTGGCCTTCTCCATCTACCTATGCGCAAATATTGGCCTTGCGCTACAGCGTAATTACGCCGCACTCATGGTGCTCCGGTGTCTGCAGtccgccggcagcagcggcaccctTGCCCTAGGCttcgccgtcatggccgacATATCGCCAACCGAGGAGCGGGGCAGATACATGGGCTTCGTCAATGCCGGCATCAACTTTGGACCTACCATTGGGCCTGTTCTTGGCGGCATCTTGATTCAGTTCCTGGGGTGGCGCTCAGTCTTCTGGTTCTGCGCCATCTTTGTGGTCGTCTGGTTGATACCCTGGATCCTCGCCGTGCCGGAGACCTGCCGCGCCGTGGTCGGTAATGGCTCCATCCCCCCGCCGAAATGGAACATGACCTTGGTCGACTTCATTCGATGGCGCGGAGTCCACCAACGGCCGGCATCGGCACACAAGGTCAAAATTCGAACGCCCAACCCCCTGCGCACACTGTATATCGTCCTCAGGAAAGAGGAGGGCCTTATACTTTTCGTGTCGGCTATCATATACGTCAACTTTATCCTCGTGTCGGCCACGTTGTCGACGCTGTTCAAGGAGATTTATGAATTTGACGAATTGGAGGTCGGCCTATGCTACCTGCCGTACGGTATCGGCTGCTGCCTGTCCAGCCTCGTCACGGGCTACATCGTCGACTGGAACTATCGGCGTGTCGCGAAGAAGCTCGGGTTGCCCGTGCGCCGCAGGAAGGGGGATGACCTGAGCAAGTTCCCAATCGAGCACGCTCGCATTCAGATCGTGTATCCGGCATTGACGGTCGGCGCTGCATGTCTCAttggctggggctgggcaCTGGAGGCCGAAATAAGCGTTGCGGCCCCACTAGTCCTGTCCTTCTTCATCGGTTGCCTGGTGCCGCCTTCGTTCAGCGTCCTCAACACATTGATTGTTGACCTGAACCCAGAAGCCCCggcgaccgcggcggcagcaaacAATCTCGTGCGCTGTTCTTTCGGCGCGGTGGCCACGGCCGTGATCGACTATATTCTCGGCGCTATGGGCCGCGGGTGGTGCTTCACATTCCTGGCCCTCGTTATGGTTCTGTGCTTCGCCGGCCTGAGAGTGCTTGAGAAGTGCGGACCTCGCTGGAGGGTGCAGGGAGCGAAGAAGAAAGGCCAGGAGGAGACTCAGGAGAAGTAA
- a CDS encoding uncharacterized protein (TransMembrane:1 (o332-350i)~EggNog:ENOG503NTVW~COG:U): protein MSHPGLAMLPSVNITAELNELLGKRAAPRVLGKASLDTDALEGFLKEAYRINSHITTLHKELRDVRQAYLSTAQPRRAHGTHSQGQPRVLTDREREDVDANAKQMIRELNASIRALDDAEQLRRETESAIIRKKYASGLSALSAWASGGDTLSRAPEHAAAEAQAQQTGMHRDGVLWFLRQRLESCCRTQQDMMETRLTREMEKTRGLMAPPAADFAEFAPAAAKPRVSTGSTAHEDASTAYHGLTEEQVQMFEEGNQDMMKHYESTLGKVRTAEKSLLEISELQSLLVNNLATQSAHIEQLVTDSFSTTENVGGGNKELKKATERPSAARYTFFAASGLCAFLVIWDLII from the exons ATGTCGCATCCAGGTctggcgatgctgccgtcCGTGAACATCACTGCCGAGCTCAATGAGCTTCTCGGCAagcgagcagctcctcgagtcCTCGGAAAGGCGAGTCTCGACACAGACGCACTGGAAGGCTTCTTGAAGGAGGCCTACCGTATC AATTCCCACATCACGACACTCCACAAAGAGCTGAGAGACGTTCGACAAGCGTACCTCTCGACCGCGCAACCGCGACGAGCGCACGGCACCCACTCGCAAGGGCAGCCCCGGGTTCTGACGGACCGCGAGCGTGAAGATGTCGACGCAAATGCGAAGCAGATGATCCGCGAGCTCAATGCGAGTATCAGAgccctcgatgacgccgagcAGCTTCGCCGGGAGACGGAGTCGGCCATCATCCGCAAAAAGTACGCCAGCGGGCTGAGCGCCCTCAGCGCGTGGGCATCTGGCGGCGATACATTGAGCAGAGCACCGGAacatgcggcggcggaggcgcaggcgcagcagaCGGGCATGCACCGCGATGGCGTGCTGTGGTTCCTGCGGCAGAGGCTGGAGTCGTGCTGCCGGACGCAGCAGGACATGATGGAGACAAGACTGACGCGGGAAATGGAAAAGACGCGTGGTCTCATGGCCCCGCCAGCGGCCGACTTTGCTGAGTTTGCGCCCGCGGCAGCGAAACCGCGGGTCTCGACCGGGTCCACGGCGCATGAAGACGCCTCCACCGCGTATCATGGCCTGACGGAGGAGCAGGTGCAGATGTTTGAGGAGGGGAATCAGGACATGATGAAACATTACGAAAGCACGCTGGGGAAGGTCAG GACGGCAGAAAAGTCACTGCTGGAGATCTCGGAACTGCAGTCGCTGCTGGTCAACAACTTGGCCACACAGTCTGCACACATCGAGCAACTGGTGACGGACTCGttctcgacgacggagaATGTAGGAGGCGGCaacaaggagctcaagaaggcGACAGAACGGCCGAGCGCGGCTCGGTATACATTTTTTGCGGCCAGCGGACTGTGCGCGTTTCTTGTGATTTGGGACCTCATCATatga
- the aat2 gene encoding Aspartate transaminase (COG:E~EggNog:ENOG503NUCS): MAPSSSSSSTSASSSLQRLNNIANHISPSMASATSFPADTVPQAPEDALFGLARAYKADTNPQKVDLGIGAYRDNNGKPWVLPVVKKADDILRSNPELNHEYAPIAGFPEFTSKAAELILGADSPALREKRATSMQTISGTGAVHLGALFLAKFYKGNRVVYLSNPTWANHKQIFGNVGLQTADYPYFSKKSNGLDFDGMKAAIQGAPDRSIILLHPCAHNPTGVDPTLDQWKELAAIMAQKKHFPFFDCAYQGFASGDLARDAAALRYFIDQGFELVVCQSFAKNFGLYGERAGCFHVVTSPASDASATIGRIASQLAILQRSEISNPPLYGARIASTVLSDPALFTEWEDNLRTMSGRIITMRKELRSRLEALGTPGTWNHITDQIGMFSFTGLSETQVQKLRDEYHIYMTKNGRISMAGLNTNNIDHVANAIRKVVGETQ; this comes from the exons atggctccgtcttcgtcctcgtcctcaacTTCTGCGTCATCCTCCCTCCAGCGCCTCAACAACATCGCAAACCACATCTCGCCCAGCATGGCTTCCGCGACGAGCTTCCCCGCCGACACCGTCCCCCAGGCCCCCGAGGATGCCCTCTTTGGCCTCGCCAGGGCCTACAAGGCCGACACGAACCCCCAAAAGGTCGACCTG GGCATCGGAGCGTACCGCGACAACAATGGAAAGCCATGGGTTctgcccgtcgtcaagaAG GCCGACGACATTCTCCGAAGCAACCCCGAACTGAACCACGAATATGCTCCGATCGCCGGCTTCCCCGAGTTCAcctccaaggccgccgagctgaTACTCGGCGCTgactcgcccgccctgcgcgagaAGCGCGCTACGTCGATGCAGACCATCTCGGGCACGGGAGCCGtgcacctcggcgccctcttcctcgccaagTTCTACAAGGGCAACCGCGTCGTCTACCTGTCCAATCCCACCTGGGCTAACCACAAGCAAATCTTTGGCAATGTCGGCCTCCAGACGGCTGACTACCCCTACTTCTCCAAGAAGTCCAACGGCCTCGACTTTGACGGCATGAAGGCCGCCATCCAAGGCGCCCCGGACCGCTCCATCATCCTACTGCACCCCTGCGCCCACAACCCCACGGGCGTCGACCCGACCTTGGACCAGTGGAAGGAACttgccgccatcatggcccagAAGAAGCACTTCCCCTTCTTCGACTGCGCCTACCAGGGCTTCGCCTCgggcgacctcgcccgcgacgccgctgccctaCGCTACTTCATTGACCAGGGcttcgagctcgtcgtctgccaGAGCTTCGCCAAGAACTTTGGCCTCTACGGCGAGCGCGCTGGCTGCTTCCACGTCGTCACCAGCCCTGCCTCtgacgcctcggccaccatcGGCAGGATCGCTTCGCAGCTCGCCATCCTGCAGCGCTCCGAGATCTCCAACCCCCCGCTCTACGGCGCCCGCATCGCCAGCACCGTCCTCAGCGACCCCGCGCTTTTCACCGAGTGGGAGGACAACCTGCGCACCATGTCGggccgcatcatcaccatgcgCAAGGAGCTGCGCTCGaggctcgaggccctcggcaCCCCGGGCACCTGGAACCACATCACCGACCAGATCGGCATGTTCAGCTTCACGGGCCTGTCGGAGACGCAGGTCCagaagctgcgcgacgagtaCCACATCTACATGACCAAGAATGGACGCATCAGCATGGCCGGcctcaacaccaacaacattGACCACGTGGCCAATGCCATTCGCaaagtcgtcggcgagaCTCAGTAA
- a CDS encoding Mannan endo-1,4-beta-mannosidase (COG:G~EggNog:ENOG503P0ZC) — protein sequence MWSVMKLHSAIISPHDGNKLNGANGCIIIFPHFLIDTNDIYGQTYGARSFYEQQAAYDAYEARLRLISPSYFGKYSGKAWRD from the exons ATGTGGTCCGTCATGAAGCTTCACTCTGCCATCATCTCACCCCATGATGGGAACAAGCTCAACGGCGCGAACGGGTGTATCATCATCTTCCCCCACTTCTTGATAGACAC CAACGATATCTACGGCCAGACATATGGCGCCCGCAGCTTCTacgagcagcaggccgcgTACGACGCCTACGAAGCGCGCCTCCGCTTAATTTCGCCCTCCTACTTTGGCAAGTACAGCGGCAAGGCCTGGCGCGACTAG
- a CDS encoding uncharacterized protein (EggNog:ENOG503P60N), translating into MARRLPWKTKKGDEGNENELPKNIPKAESPAPSGTKTPVRLARHVVATTPRREHAPSSASRRDPVRSPSTSPPPAPPQEQFMIPGPDADDRYRMVEDELLAVAQRFTTHLHRAEYNRLKAAARAQGEAAVREMERPVVAPPLTATARFRREASRRGARQRRLQQRSGAEGNGSGSAAAAVDLPWVGTSLQGLMERPRSETRTISSYASTHSTTRAAAGYHASSTTANADAGSDHARDDSSGRAKRKRDFASRAETTSTTSSLTAAEASNDATAHRLAITPRHRTTAAAASTSGPYHRSAGRTPSRGSMAPDAAQGVPTGSSDRERHHVVDLDEDEDDPFGVNKRRVRREKSREQMRRAAEKDSPKIKLSPDTIPSFL; encoded by the exons ATGGCGCGTCGTCTGCCATGGAAAACAAAGAAAGGGGACGAGGGGAACGAAAATGAATTACCCAAAAATATCCCCAAAGCTGAGagccccgcgccgtcgggcaCCAAAACACCAGTGAGGCTGGCACGTCATGTCGTGGCAACTACGCCGCGACGCGAGCATGCCCCATCATCGGCTTCAC GAAGAGACCCTGTCCGCAGCCCGTCCACTTCGCCCCCTCCCGCGCCTCCACAGGAACA GTTCATGATTCCCGGcccagacgccgacgaccgctACCGCATGGTTGAGGATGAGCTCCTCGCTGTTGCACAACGCTTTACCACGCACCTACACCGCGCGGAATATAACCGCCtgaaggcggccgcccgcgcgcagggcgaggccgctgtCCGCGAGATGGAGCGCCCCGTTGTCGCCCCGCCACtgacggccacggcgcgttTCCGTAGGGAGGcgtctcgtcgcggcgcgagACAGCGGCGCCTGCAACAGCGCTCAGGTGCCGagggcaacggcagcgggagcgcggccgccgccgtagacTTGCCCTGGGTGGGAACGAGTCTGCAGGGCCTCATGGAGAGGCCGCGGAGTGAGACGAGGACTATATCGTCCTATGCGTCGACCCATTCGACgacccgcgccgcggcggggtaccatgcgtcgtcgaccacggCAAATGCAGACGCGGGGTCAGATCACGCTCGGGatgacagcagcggcagggctAAGCGCAAGCGTGACTTTGCGTCGCGGGCCGAGacaacgtcgacgacctcTTCCCTAACCGCAGCAGAGGCCTCCAACGATGCTACTGCTCACCGGCTTGCTATTACTCCGCGCCATCgtaccacggcggcggcggcctcgacaagcGGCCCATACCACCGCTCAGCCGGCCGCACGCCCTCTCGCGGTAGCATGGCACCAGACGCAGCCCAGGGCGTTCCCACAGGAAGCAGCGATCGAGAGCGCCACCACGTTGTGGACCTggatgaagatgaagatgaccCTTTCGGCGTCAACAAACGCCGCGTGCGCCGAGAAAAGTCCAGAGAACAGATGAGAAGGGCGGCAGAGAAGGATTCACCAAAAATCAAGTTATCGCCAGATACGATACCATCCTTTTTATGA
- the NMD3 gene encoding ribosome-binding protein (COG:J~BUSCO:EOG09262CA4~EggNog:ENOG503NTWS) has translation MSMDLDDDAPVAIGGQAQTGATILCYNCGAPIDGTTATGALCFACVKLTVDISQGVQREATLNFCRDCDRWLMPPTSWVVAMPESRELLALCLKKLRGLHKVRVVDASFIWTEPHSRRIKVKLTIQDQVQDGMLLQQTFEVVYVVATQQCPECAKSYTANVWRACVQVRQKVLHKRTFLFLEQLIMKHSAHRDTLNIKEAKDGIDFFFSQRNQAEKFIDFLNSVVPVKVKSSQELISQDIHTSKKSFKFTYSAEIVPICRDDLVAMPIKLAKQSGNISPLVLCHKIGTSVYLLDPQTLQTADISGPIYWRSPFSSLADVKELVEFVVMDIEPTPTRRGKWVLSEATVARASDLGVNDKTYFTRTHLGHYLQPGDSAMGYLLTGTMFNNPEFEALEESNVYSSTIPDVVLVKKHYPNRRRNRRRNWKLKRMNKDEGELLPKKADQDRMDREYEMFLQDVEEDEELRAAMALYKNEKKREEEEMSIAETETETDAGDDVGVPRVDMDELLDDFDELTMQEQ, from the exons ATGTCCATGGACttagacgacgacgcccccgtGGCCATCGGGGGCCAGGCCCAGACGGGTGCCAC GATTCTCTGCTACAACTGCGGCGCCCCAATCGAcggcacgacggcgacgggcgcgctgTGCTTTGCCTGCGTCAAGCTCACAGTCGACATCTCCCAGGGCGTCCAGCGCGAGGCGACGCTCAACTTCTGCCGCGACTGCGACCGGTGGCTCATGCCGCCCACAAGCTGGGTCGTGGCCATGCCCGAGTCACGAGAGCTGCTGGCTCTTTGCCTGAAAAAGCTGCGCGGCCTCCACAaggtccgcgtcgtcgatgcaAGCTTCATCTGGACCGAGCCCCACTCGAGGCGGATAAAGGTCAAGCTCACCATCCAGGACCAGGTCCAGGACGGCATGCTACTCCAGCAGACCTTTGAGGTGGTGTACGTGGTGGCGACGCAGCAGTGCCCCGAGTGCGCCAAGTCGTACACGGCCAACGTCTGGAGAGCCTGCGTGCAGGTCCGGCAAAAGGTCCTGCACAAGCGAACCTTTCTTttcctcgagcagctcatcATGAAGCACAGCGCCCACAGAGATACCCTCAAcatcaaggaggccaaggacggcatcgacTTTTTCTTTTCGCAGCGTAATCAGGCCGAGAAATTCATTGACTTCCTCAATTCGGTCGTCCCCGTCAAGGTCAAGTCGTCGCAAGAGCTCATCTCTCAGGACATCCACACGTCCAAGAAGTCCTTCAAGTTCACCTATTCGGCCGAAATCGTGCCCATCTGCAGAGACGACCTGGTCGCCATGCCAATCAAGCTCGCCAAGCAGAGCGGCAACATCTCGCCCCTTGTCCTATGCCACAAGATTGGCACCTCAGTATACCTCCTGGACCCGCAGACTCTCCAGACCGCCGACATCAGCGGCCCCATCTACTGGCGCTCGCCGTTCTCGTCCTTGGCAGACGTCAAGGAGCTTGTCGAGTTTGTCGTCATGGACATtgagccgacgccgaccagACGAGGCAAATGGGTCCTCTCAGAGGCAACTGTCGCCCGTGCGTCAGATCTCGGCGTCAACGACAAAACATACTTTACGCGGACACACCTCGGCCACTACCTTCAGCCGGGCGACTCCGCCATGGGCTATCTGTTGACGGGCACGATGTTCAACAACCCGGAGTTCGAAGCGCTCGAGGAGTCGAACGTGTATTCATCAACAATTCCAGACGTCGTGCTGGTCAAGAAGCACTACCCCAACCGCCGGAggaaccgccgccgcaactGGAAGCTCAAGCGCATGAACAAGGAtgagggcgagctgctgcccaAGAAGGCGGATCAGGACCGCATGGACCGCGAGTACGAGATGTTCTTGCAGGACgttgaggaggacgaggagctgcgggcCGCCATGGCTCTATACAAGAACGAGAAGAAGCGtgaagaggaggagatgaGCATagcggagacggagacggagacggacgcCGGGGATGATGTCGGCGTACCGCGGGTCGACATGGATGAACTGTTGGATGACTTTGACGAGCTGACGATGCAGGAGCAATAG
- the NMD3 gene encoding ribosome-binding protein, variant 2 (COG:J~BUSCO:EOG09262CA4~EggNog:ENOG503NTWS) — MPPTSWVVAMPESRELLALCLKKLRGLHKVRVVDASFIWTEPHSRRIKVKLTIQDQVQDGMLLQQTFEVVYVVATQQCPECAKSYTANVWRACVQVRQKVLHKRTFLFLEQLIMKHSAHRDTLNIKEAKDGIDFFFSQRNQAEKFIDFLNSVVPVKVKSSQELISQDIHTSKKSFKFTYSAEIVPICRDDLVAMPIKLAKQSGNISPLVLCHKIGTSVYLLDPQTLQTADISGPIYWRSPFSSLADVKELVEFVVMDIEPTPTRRGKWVLSEATVARASDLGVNDKTYFTRTHLGHYLQPGDSAMGYLLTGTMFNNPEFEALEESNVYSSTIPDVVLVKKHYPNRRRNRRRNWKLKRMNKDEGELLPKKADQDRMDREYEMFLQDVEEDEELRAAMALYKNEKKREEEEMSIAETETETDAGDDVGVPRVDMDELLDDFDELTMQEQ; from the coding sequence ATGCCGCCCACAAGCTGGGTCGTGGCCATGCCCGAGTCACGAGAGCTGCTGGCTCTTTGCCTGAAAAAGCTGCGCGGCCTCCACAaggtccgcgtcgtcgatgcaAGCTTCATCTGGACCGAGCCCCACTCGAGGCGGATAAAGGTCAAGCTCACCATCCAGGACCAGGTCCAGGACGGCATGCTACTCCAGCAGACCTTTGAGGTGGTGTACGTGGTGGCGACGCAGCAGTGCCCCGAGTGCGCCAAGTCGTACACGGCCAACGTCTGGAGAGCCTGCGTGCAGGTCCGGCAAAAGGTCCTGCACAAGCGAACCTTTCTTttcctcgagcagctcatcATGAAGCACAGCGCCCACAGAGATACCCTCAAcatcaaggaggccaaggacggcatcgacTTTTTCTTTTCGCAGCGTAATCAGGCCGAGAAATTCATTGACTTCCTCAATTCGGTCGTCCCCGTCAAGGTCAAGTCGTCGCAAGAGCTCATCTCTCAGGACATCCACACGTCCAAGAAGTCCTTCAAGTTCACCTATTCGGCCGAAATCGTGCCCATCTGCAGAGACGACCTGGTCGCCATGCCAATCAAGCTCGCCAAGCAGAGCGGCAACATCTCGCCCCTTGTCCTATGCCACAAGATTGGCACCTCAGTATACCTCCTGGACCCGCAGACTCTCCAGACCGCCGACATCAGCGGCCCCATCTACTGGCGCTCGCCGTTCTCGTCCTTGGCAGACGTCAAGGAGCTTGTCGAGTTTGTCGTCATGGACATtgagccgacgccgaccagACGAGGCAAATGGGTCCTCTCAGAGGCAACTGTCGCCCGTGCGTCAGATCTCGGCGTCAACGACAAAACATACTTTACGCGGACACACCTCGGCCACTACCTTCAGCCGGGCGACTCCGCCATGGGCTATCTGTTGACGGGCACGATGTTCAACAACCCGGAGTTCGAAGCGCTCGAGGAGTCGAACGTGTATTCATCAACAATTCCAGACGTCGTGCTGGTCAAGAAGCACTACCCCAACCGCCGGAggaaccgccgccgcaactGGAAGCTCAAGCGCATGAACAAGGAtgagggcgagctgctgcccaAGAAGGCGGATCAGGACCGCATGGACCGCGAGTACGAGATGTTCTTGCAGGACgttgaggaggacgaggagctgcgggcCGCCATGGCTCTATACAAGAACGAGAAGAAGCGtgaagaggaggagatgaGCATagcggagacggagacggagacggacgcCGGGGATGATGTCGGCGTACCGCGGGTCGACATGGATGAACTGTTGGATGACTTTGACGAGCTGACGATGCAGGAGCAATAG
- the ESF2 gene encoding RNA-binding ATPase activator esf2 (EggNog:ENOG503NZ3E~COG:A) yields the protein MAPPKKNEFLDASDSEDDQASGYDSDDEVAKGGRSTKRRKVDSDEDDVISDAGHDASDAEDDDEQGESSRATEIKDGDQTRASKTNSKKTKSAPDTELPDVTRPLTKKNLIATDKAIKKSGVVFLSRIPPFMKPAKIRSLLEPYGTINRTFLAPEDPVSHARRVRAGGNKKRLYTEGWVEFVRKKDAKAVCELLNARIIGGKKGSYYHDDIWNLVYLKGFKWHHLTEQIAAENAERASRMRAEISKATKENKEFVRNVEKAKMLDGMQAKSKKRKAADAEGGGGGDDDDTRTAAATLSGGKPERARTFKQVQQIKKADAEEQPERVTRVLSKIF from the coding sequence atggctCCGCCAAAGAAGAACGAGTTTCTCGACGCGTCCGACAGCGAGGATGACCAGGCTAGCGGCTACGactccgacgacgaagtggccaagggcggccgcagcacaAAGCGACGCAAGgtcgacagcgacgaggacgatgtGATCAGCGACGCCGGGCACGACGCAAGCGAcgcggaagacgacgacgagcaaggcGAATCAAGCAGAGCCACCGAAATAAAGGACGGAGACCAGACACGAGCCTCAAAAACCAATTCCAAAAAGACAAAATCAGCCCCGGACACGGAGCTCCCAGACGTCACGAGGCCACTGACCAAGAAGAACCTGATCGCCACCGACAAGGCCATCAAGAAGtcgggcgtcgtcttcctctcgCGGATACCACCATTCATGAAGCCCGCCAAGATCCGATCTCTGCTGGAGCCCTACGGCACCATCAACCGCACCTTTCTGGCGCCCGAGGACCCCGTCTCgcatgcgcgccgcgtccgcgcGGGAGGCAACAAGAAGCGCCTCTACACGGAGGGATGGGTCGAGTTTGTGCGCAAAAAGGACGCCAAGGCCGTATGCGAGCTGCTCAACGCGcgcatcatcggcggcaagaagggcagCTACTACCACGATGACATCTGGAACCTCGTCTACCTCAAGGGCTTCAAGTGGCACCACCTCACGGAGCAGATCGCGGCTGAGAACGCCGAGCGCGCCAGCCGCATGAGGGCTGAGATCAGCAAGGCGACCAAGGAGAACAAGGAATTTGTGCGCAACGTGGAGAAGGCCAAGATGCTCGACGGCATGCAGGCCAAgtccaagaagcgcaaggctgccgatgccgagggcggcggcggcggcgacgacgacgacaccaggACCGCTGCCGCTACGCTCTCGGGCGGCAAGCCGGAGCGGGCGCGGACGTTTAAGCAGGTGCAGCAGATTAAGAAGGCGGATGCTGAGGAGCAGCCCGAGCGTGTCACGCGCGTTCTGAGCAAGATCTTTTGA